Proteins from a genomic interval of Mycolicibacterium grossiae:
- a CDS encoding nuclear transport factor 2 family protein, whose translation MFASVGRGDHAKVLAAMAPDVHHWFAGSHALGGTRHDRLTVQRWFERLHRLCPKMAFEVHGVTVSGWPWRMTVAAEWTAHVTPARGPVYRNDGVHIMDVKFGRVHRLFAYENGEAVAEACDLMAALGVSEAGAPPICS comes from the coding sequence ATGTTCGCCTCCGTCGGTCGTGGCGACCATGCCAAGGTGCTCGCCGCAATGGCGCCCGACGTCCATCATTGGTTCGCCGGCAGTCATGCCCTCGGCGGCACTCGGCACGACAGACTCACCGTGCAGCGGTGGTTCGAGCGGCTGCATCGCTTGTGCCCAAAGATGGCGTTCGAGGTACATGGCGTCACGGTCTCTGGGTGGCCGTGGCGTATGACGGTGGCGGCCGAATGGACGGCTCACGTGACCCCTGCGCGAGGCCCGGTGTATCGCAATGATGGCGTGCACATCATGGATGTAAAGTTCGGACGCGTGCATCGGCTTTTCGCTTACGAGAACGGAGAGGCTGTTGCGGAGGCTTGCGACTTGATGGCGGCACTTGGAGTAAGTGAGGCAGGCGCGCCGCCGATTTGTAGTTGA
- a CDS encoding PASTA domain-containing protein, with protein sequence METSGPITEATWSDGKWPLLVSEGVIKCCLEDSMVTFTAGSVEYGLNQTAIRFGGYPDIQEIVADKRLTGYVEMRRRSLRFAATIVASLLLIGCGGQSNNAASPTRPTPATSATEFPRSTSPTAFVPEVLVMPDVTGLTFNDFRQLMTSFGWVGEIVKLLDASDGDTPPETILRQEPPPGSPIGTSTPVTVQVRSPSPP encoded by the coding sequence GTGGAGACCAGCGGGCCGATTACTGAGGCGACGTGGAGCGACGGGAAATGGCCGCTGCTCGTCTCGGAAGGCGTGATCAAGTGCTGCCTCGAAGACAGCATGGTCACCTTCACTGCCGGCAGTGTGGAGTACGGACTTAACCAGACGGCCATCAGGTTCGGCGGATACCCGGACATTCAGGAGATCGTCGCAGATAAGCGTTTGACGGGCTACGTCGAAATGCGCCGGCGATCTCTTCGCTTCGCCGCCACGATAGTGGCGTCTCTGTTGCTGATTGGGTGTGGAGGACAGTCCAACAACGCGGCGAGCCCCACGCGGCCGACGCCGGCGACATCGGCGACGGAATTTCCTCGCAGCACGAGTCCGACGGCCTTTGTACCGGAGGTGCTCGTCATGCCCGATGTCACGGGCCTCACCTTTAACGACTTCCGCCAGCTGATGACAAGCTTCGGTTGGGTCGGTGAAATCGTCAAGCTGCTTGACGCAAGTGACGGCGATACGCCCCCCGAGACGATCCTTCGGCAAGAGCCGCCGCCAGGATCGCCCATCGGTACCTCCACGCCGGTAACGGTTCAGGTGCGGTCACCCTCGCCGCCCTAG
- a CDS encoding IS256 family transposase yields the protein MTTAHNIDLPTVLAERLTTAHPDVLRELLATFIHTLMGAEADALCGAGYGERSTERTNSRNGYRHRQFDTRAGSLDLAIPKLRHGSYFPDWLLERRKRAERALTTVVATCYLLGVSTRRMDKLVETLGITSLSKSQVSVMAKELDAAVEAFRTRPLDAGPYTFVAADALVLKVREGGRVVNVHALIAVGVNAEGHREILGIDVSTAEDGAGWLTFWRSLTARGLSGVKLVTSDAHAGLVAAIGATLPGAAWQRCRTHYTTNLMAVTPKSSWPWVRTLLHSVFDQPDAESVAAQYDRIIEALADKLPKVADHLEEARADLLAFTAFPKQIWRQIWSNNPQERLNKEIRRRTDVVGIFPDRNALIRLVGAVLAEQHDEWAESRRYLGLDVLSKSRTVNDTPTEQEATPAALTA from the coding sequence ATGACCACTGCCCACAATATCGACCTGCCCACCGTGCTGGCCGAACGACTCACCACCGCCCATCCCGACGTGCTGCGCGAGCTGCTCGCCACATTCATCCACACCCTGATGGGCGCTGAGGCCGACGCCCTGTGCGGCGCCGGATACGGCGAACGCAGCACCGAGCGCACCAACTCCCGCAACGGCTACCGGCACCGCCAATTCGACACCCGCGCAGGCTCATTGGATCTCGCGATCCCGAAGCTGCGCCACGGCTCCTACTTCCCGGACTGGCTGCTGGAACGCCGCAAACGCGCCGAACGGGCTCTGACCACGGTAGTCGCGACCTGCTACCTGCTGGGGGTCTCGACGCGGCGGATGGACAAGCTGGTGGAGACCCTGGGGATCACGTCGCTGTCGAAGTCCCAGGTCAGCGTGATGGCTAAGGAACTCGACGCCGCCGTCGAAGCCTTCCGCACCCGGCCCTTGGACGCCGGCCCGTACACGTTCGTGGCCGCCGACGCCCTGGTGCTCAAGGTCCGCGAGGGCGGGCGGGTGGTCAACGTGCACGCCCTGATCGCGGTCGGGGTCAACGCCGAGGGCCATCGCGAAATCCTGGGTATTGACGTCAGTACCGCCGAGGACGGAGCGGGCTGGTTGACGTTCTGGCGGTCGCTGACCGCCCGCGGCCTGTCCGGGGTCAAATTGGTCACCAGCGACGCCCATGCCGGGCTGGTAGCGGCCATTGGGGCGACGCTGCCCGGGGCGGCCTGGCAGCGGTGCAGAACGCATTACACGACCAACCTGATGGCCGTCACTCCCAAGTCGTCGTGGCCGTGGGTCCGGACATTGTTGCATTCGGTGTTCGATCAACCAGACGCTGAATCGGTTGCTGCGCAATATGATCGGATCATCGAGGCCCTCGCGGACAAGCTCCCCAAGGTCGCCGACCACCTGGAAGAAGCCCGGGCGGACCTGCTGGCGTTCACTGCGTTTCCCAAGCAGATCTGGCGCCAGATCTGGAGCAACAACCCCCAGGAACGCCTCAACAAGGAGATCCGCCGACGCACCGACGTCGTCGGCATCTTCCCCGACCGAAACGCTCTGATCCGCCTCGTCGGCGCCGTCCTGGCCGAACAACACGACGAATGGGCAGAATCGCGGCGCTACCTCGGCCTCGACGTCCTCAGCAAATCACGCACCGTCAACGACACACCGACAGAACAGGAGGCCACCCCAGCGGCACTGACCGCCTGA
- a CDS encoding IS481 family transposase, which produces MSHANARTNVFARRLIVERVAAGWPPAHVAEQLGISRATVYKWLRRYDEGGDAALSDRSSRPIRTPARTSAKVEHEVLAARRRRKRGAVVLAAELGLNPSTVGRILARHQVPHLAALDPITGEPVRSSRRSPNRYEHRTPGSLVHIDVKKLGRIPAGGGWRLHGRDAAVSVANRHKKTRIGYDYVHTAIDDYSRLAYTEVLSDEKDLTCAGFLHRAMAWFAAHGVRVRRLLTDNALVYRQGTNWGWVCTAWQLKRRFTKPGCPWTNGKAERFNRTLLNEWAYARAWTSNSLRTRALDRFLRLYNTRRGHSALGGKPPISRLAA; this is translated from the coding sequence GTGTCCCACGCTAACGCCCGTACCAACGTGTTCGCTCGTCGCCTGATCGTCGAGCGTGTCGCCGCTGGCTGGCCACCCGCTCACGTCGCTGAACAGCTGGGTATCTCTCGTGCGACGGTCTACAAGTGGCTGCGCCGCTACGACGAAGGCGGCGATGCGGCCCTGTCGGACCGGTCCTCGCGACCGATCAGGACCCCGGCGCGCACCAGCGCCAAAGTGGAGCACGAAGTGCTCGCTGCCCGGCGCCGCCGCAAGCGCGGTGCTGTCGTGCTGGCTGCCGAGCTCGGCCTGAACCCATCGACGGTCGGACGGATCCTGGCCCGCCACCAGGTGCCCCACCTGGCAGCGCTCGACCCGATCACCGGCGAGCCAGTGCGCTCGTCTCGTCGCAGCCCCAACCGCTACGAACACCGCACCCCGGGTTCGCTGGTCCACATCGATGTCAAAAAGCTCGGACGCATCCCCGCCGGCGGCGGATGGCGTCTGCACGGACGTGACGCTGCGGTCTCAGTGGCCAACCGCCACAAGAAGACCCGCATCGGCTACGACTACGTCCACACTGCCATCGACGACTACAGCCGACTGGCCTACACCGAAGTCCTGTCCGACGAAAAGGACCTCACCTGCGCAGGATTCCTGCACCGCGCGATGGCTTGGTTCGCCGCCCACGGCGTACGCGTGCGACGGCTGCTGACCGACAACGCCCTGGTCTACCGGCAGGGCACCAACTGGGGTTGGGTATGCACGGCCTGGCAGCTCAAACGTCGGTTCACCAAGCCCGGCTGCCCCTGGACCAACGGCAAAGCAGAACGCTTCAACCGAACTCTGCTCAACGAATGGGCCTACGCCCGAGCCTGGACATCCAACAGCCTGCGCACACGAGCACTTGACCGATTCCTCCGCCTATACAACACTCGACGCGGCCACTCCGCCCTCGGCGGAAAACCACCCATCAGCCGGCTCGCCGCCTGA
- a CDS encoding MarR family transcriptional regulator — protein MSTTDAAALRRRSRVAFGQDYQLEVMLLVADAEGVVHQKAVAAELGLSPSNVQTPWDRLVDLGLLTFELRDKGRHKCFKRARSSGWEYARELAGSLWQSHPTYWQAEI, from the coding sequence GTGTCAACGACCGACGCGGCGGCGCTCCGCAGACGGTCGCGTGTCGCCTTTGGGCAGGATTATCAACTCGAAGTGATGCTTCTCGTTGCAGATGCCGAAGGTGTCGTCCATCAGAAGGCCGTTGCCGCTGAATTAGGCCTCAGCCCGAGCAACGTCCAGACGCCTTGGGATCGTCTTGTCGATCTTGGCCTGCTGACGTTCGAGTTGAGGGACAAGGGGCGCCACAAGTGCTTCAAGCGCGCGAGAAGCTCGGGTTGGGAGTACGCGCGCGAACTTGCCGGGAGCCTATGGCAGTCACATCCCACATATTGGCAGGCCGAGATATGA
- a CDS encoding SLATT domain-containing protein: MPTFSADTEALAKEISRIHESVAWSAQIQFEQLKLWRAMNMLLGVPAAVLAAISGGTGLTHPEAATVPAILALLAAGFGAAVTTLNPSRRVAQAQAAANACLEIQTAARQLLLVDLATSSRDEARDKLSELTVRRDEVNRTADPPGRYAYWRATRNFTKGRQSYEADSRVQ; encoded by the coding sequence ATGCCGACGTTCTCGGCCGACACTGAGGCTCTGGCGAAGGAGATTAGTCGCATACATGAGAGTGTCGCCTGGAGTGCGCAAATTCAGTTCGAGCAGCTGAAGTTGTGGCGTGCGATGAACATGCTGCTCGGTGTCCCTGCGGCGGTGCTCGCTGCGATTTCCGGCGGCACCGGATTAACGCATCCAGAAGCCGCAACCGTTCCCGCCATCCTCGCACTGCTCGCTGCTGGTTTTGGAGCTGCGGTGACCACCTTGAACCCCTCCAGACGGGTTGCGCAAGCACAAGCTGCAGCCAATGCCTGCCTCGAGATACAAACAGCCGCCCGCCAGTTGCTACTCGTCGACTTAGCGACGTCCAGCCGAGACGAGGCGCGCGACAAATTAAGCGAGCTTACAGTGCGACGCGACGAAGTGAATAGGACTGCTGATCCGCCCGGACGGTATGCCTATTGGCGCGCGACTCGCAACTTCACCAAGGGCCGACAGTCGTACGAAGCAGATTCGAGAGTGCAGTAA
- a CDS encoding IS3 family transposase (programmed frameshift), with the protein MASNKRRRHTPDQIIRKLAEGNKLLAAGQELSEVCRHLEIAESTWHRWLAQYGGMKANDAKRLKELEAENARLKKMVANQALDIDMLKEIFGGKLLTPNRKRSAVTVLRERFGVSERRACTVVGLHRSTMRLTPAPIATEEAELRAWLRRFSTDRPRWGWRRAAKMARKAGWKANNKRIRRLWREEGLRVPQRRRKKRLTGIGVAVGAMSPIRPNVIWAMDFQFDTTADGRILKMLNVIDEFTREALAIEVDRAINADGVVDVLDRLALTHGAPHYVRFDNGPEFVAHAVSDWCRFNSAGSLFIDPGSPWQNAWIESFNGRLRDELLNSWRFDSLLEARVIIEDWRCDYNANRPHSAHGELTPAEFALQWTTTHQPQVA; encoded by the exons ATGGCATCGAACAAGCGCCGGCGGCACACCCCGGACCAGATCATCCGCAAGCTCGCCGAGGGCAACAAGCTCCTTGCAGCGGGCCAGGAACTGAGCGAGGTGTGCCGACACCTAGAGATCGCGGAGTCGACGTGGCATCGCTGGCTTGCCCAGTACGGCGGCATGAAGGCCAACGACGCCAAGCGTCTCAAAGAACTCGAAGCCGAGAACGCCCGGCTCAAGAAGATGGTCGCCAACCAGGCCCTCGACATCGACATGCTCAAGGAGATCT TCGGCGGGAAACTTCTGACCCCGAACCGCAAGCGCAGCGCCGTCACGGTGCTGCGCGAGCGGTTCGGGGTGTCTGAACGCCGCGCCTGCACGGTCGTGGGTCTGCACCGCTCCACGATGCGCCTGACGCCGGCGCCGATCGCCACCGAGGAGGCCGAGCTGCGGGCTTGGTTGCGCCGGTTCTCCACCGATCGACCTCGCTGGGGGTGGCGACGGGCAGCCAAGATGGCCCGCAAGGCCGGCTGGAAAGCCAACAACAAGCGCATCCGCCGGCTGTGGCGTGAAGAGGGCTTGCGGGTCCCACAGCGCCGCCGCAAGAAGCGGCTGACCGGCATCGGTGTCGCCGTGGGTGCGATGTCACCGATCCGCCCGAACGTGATCTGGGCGATGGACTTCCAGTTCGACACGACCGCCGATGGCCGCATCCTCAAGATGCTCAACGTCATCGACGAGTTCACCCGCGAAGCACTCGCGATTGAGGTCGACCGCGCCATCAACGCCGACGGCGTCGTCGACGTCTTGGATCGCCTGGCCCTCACCCACGGGGCGCCGCACTACGTGCGCTTCGACAACGGGCCCGAGTTCGTGGCCCACGCCGTGAGCGATTGGTGCCGATTCAACAGTGCCGGTTCCCTTTTCATTGATCCCGGCTCGCCGTGGCAGAACGCCTGGATCGAATCCTTCAACGGCCGCCTGCGTGATGAACTGCTCAACTCGTGGCGCTTCGACTCGCTTCTGGAGGCCCGGGTGATCATCGAGGACTGGCGCTGCGATTACAACGCCAACCGACCCCACTCCGCCCACGGCGAACTTACCCCAGCGGAGTTCGCTCTACAGTGGACCACGACCCACCAACCCCAAGTCGCATAG